DNA sequence from the Gordonia polyisoprenivorans genome:
GGTCAACCACCGCCGAAGAAGCGCATCGGCAAGGGGAGCGGTGACGGCGGCGGTCACGTCGGCGTCGGCGGGAAACCGTTCGGTGGCGGCGCTACCGATGGCCGCTTCGACCGTGGCCTGCGACTCGGCGTCCAGCCAGGCCTTGACCATCGTCCGGTCGGCCTCGAGGTGGCACTGCACTCCGTAGGAATTCCCGTGGCGGAACACCTGATTGGCGTATGCCGCCGACGACGCGAGACGCACTGCACCGGTGGGTAGGTCGAAGCTGTCGAAGTGCCACTGCACCGTGCGTAGTGGGGTCGGCGTCAGGCTGCCCCAAAGTTCGTCGGCGCGCCCGTCCTCGGTGAGTGCCACCTCGTGTATCCCGATCTCGGGGACGGCTCCGGTGTAGACGCGGGCCCCGAGTGCGGTGGCGAGCAACTGCGAACCCAGGCAGACGCCCCACACCGCCACGCCCTGTTCGAGTGCGCGACGCAGGAATCCGATCTCGGCGCGCAGCCAGCCGAGCGTATCGGCGTCGGCAACACCCATTCCGCCACCCATCGCCACGATGCCGTCGAAGGTCGATGGGTCCGGTGGCAGCGGTTCAGACCATGCGTGTACCAGTGTGAGGTCGGCGAGATCGTCGAGAGCGGACTGGTAGGCCCCAGGTGGCTCGGTCTCGGCGTGTTGAAGGACGAGAACCCGGGGGCGCGGTGCGGCGGTTCTCATTCGGTCCTCGGCACCACGATCACCGGTGCTGTGGTCCAGCGCAGGATGCGGGCCGCGGTACTCCCCAGGAAGACCCGGTTCTCGGCGCCGAGGTGACCCGAGCCGACCGCCACGAGATCGTTGTCGTCCCACTGTAGATTGTCGAGCGCCTCGTCGAGGGTGGGTCCGTCGGCGACGAGCACCTCGATGTCCAGCTCGGAATCGACGGCGGCCCTCGTCTTCTCCAGCAGATCCCGGACCACCTCGACGCGGCGTGCGCGCGCACTGCGCGAGAGGTCGTCGTCGAACGGCGACTCCAAGGAGACCAGGGAGACCAGACGCAGATCCAGGTGTGCCTGTTCGGCGAACGCCAGGGCGAACGGTAGGGGA
Encoded proteins:
- a CDS encoding type 1 glutamine amidotransferase: MRTAAPRPRVLVLQHAETEPPGAYQSALDDLADLTLVHAWSEPLPPDPSTFDGIVAMGGGMGVADADTLGWLRAEIGFLRRALEQGVAVWGVCLGSQLLATALGARVYTGAVPEIGIHEVALTEDGRADELWGSLTPTPLRTVQWHFDSFDLPTGAVRLASSAAYANQVFRHGNSYGVQCHLEADRTMVKAWLDAESQATVEAAIGSAATERFPADADVTAAVTAPLADALLRRWLTLLGSAASAPTD